The following proteins come from a genomic window of Pseudomonas putida:
- the mmsB gene encoding 3-hydroxyisobutyrate dehydrogenase, with product MRIAFIGLGNMGAPMARNLIKAGHQLNLFDLNKTALAELAELGGQVSASPKEAAANSELVITMLPAAAHVRSVYLNDDGVLAGVRPGTPTVDCSTIDPQTAREVSKAAAAKGVDMGDAPVSGGTGGAAAGTLTFMVGASTELFATLKPVLEQMGRNIVHCGEVGTGQIAKICNNLLLGISMIGVSEAMALGNALGIDTKVLAGIINSSTGRCWSSDTYNPWPGIIETAPASRGYTGGFGAELMLKDLGLATEAARQAHQPVILGAVAQQLYQAMSLRGEGGKDFSAIVEGYRKKD from the coding sequence ATGCGTATCGCATTCATCGGCCTGGGCAACATGGGTGCCCCCATGGCCCGCAACCTGATCAAGGCCGGGCACCAGCTGAACCTGTTCGACCTGAACAAGACCGCACTGGCCGAGCTCGCCGAACTGGGCGGGCAGGTCAGCGCCTCGCCCAAGGAAGCGGCAGCCAACAGCGAACTGGTGATCACCATGCTGCCGGCCGCAGCCCATGTGCGCAGTGTCTACCTGAACGACGACGGCGTGCTGGCGGGCGTGCGCCCGGGCACACCGACCGTGGACTGCAGCACCATTGATCCGCAGACTGCGCGCGAGGTGTCCAAGGCCGCCGCGGCCAAAGGCGTGGACATGGGCGATGCGCCGGTTTCCGGCGGCACCGGCGGCGCGGCGGCCGGCACACTGACCTTCATGGTCGGCGCCAGCACTGAACTGTTCGCCACGCTCAAGCCGGTGCTGGAACAGATGGGCCGCAACATCGTGCACTGCGGCGAGGTCGGCACCGGGCAGATCGCCAAGATCTGCAACAACCTGCTGCTGGGCATCTCGATGATCGGCGTGTCCGAGGCCATGGCGCTAGGCAATGCGCTGGGCATCGATACCAAGGTGCTGGCAGGCATCATCAACAGCTCGACCGGGCGTTGCTGGAGTTCCGACACCTACAACCCGTGGCCGGGCATCATCGAAACCGCCCCGGCATCACGCGGCTATACCGGCGGGTTTGGCGCCGAGTTGATGCTCAAGGACCTGGGGCTGGCTACCGAGGCTGCGCGTCAGGCGCACCAGCCAGTGATTCTCGGTGCTGTGGCCCAGCAGCTCTATCAGGCAATGAGCCTTCGGGGTGAGGGTGGCAAAGATTTCTCGGCGATTGTCGAGGGGTACCGCAAGAAGGATTGA
- a CDS encoding Hcp family type VI secretion system effector — translation MAFDAYIQIDTIPGEALDEKYKKWIEVIGYDFGVSQSTSATASSAGGATSGRTTVTNFTFRKYLDSASCKLMEASCTGQHLKEVKLALCRAGGDKLKYYEIILEEVIIAEYSQCVDTGVPLEVVQLNYGRIKTTYTQQRRLDGAGGGNVAGGWDRIGNKKYA, via the coding sequence ATGGCTTTTGATGCATACATTCAGATCGACACCATTCCAGGTGAAGCACTGGACGAGAAATACAAAAAATGGATTGAAGTAATTGGTTACGATTTTGGCGTCAGCCAAAGCACATCCGCCACTGCGAGCTCCGCCGGGGGCGCTACATCTGGGCGCACCACCGTAACCAACTTCACTTTCAGGAAATATCTCGACAGTGCCAGTTGCAAACTGATGGAGGCCAGTTGTACCGGGCAACACTTAAAGGAAGTGAAACTGGCGCTCTGTCGCGCCGGAGGCGATAAACTGAAATATTACGAAATCATTCTTGAAGAAGTGATTATCGCCGAATATTCGCAGTGCGTTGACACGGGCGTACCGCTGGAAGTGGTGCAGCTCAATTACGGCCGCATCAAGACCACCTACACTCAGCAGCGGCGCCTTGATGGCGCCGGCGGCGGCAATGTCGCTGGAGGTTGGGACCGTATCGGTAACAAAAAGTACGCGTGA
- a CDS encoding cupin domain-containing protein — protein MSDFITVLRETCPTPVVDATKWKRIGGDPHTVNLNAYLSADGSKIMGTWICTPGKFEVNYEKWEFCHFLDGYCIITPEGEEPKHLKAGDVFVIEPGMKGTWEVVETVRKYFVFA, from the coding sequence ATGTCCGATTTCATTACCGTCCTGCGCGAAACCTGCCCGACGCCGGTCGTGGACGCCACCAAGTGGAAGCGCATCGGCGGCGATCCACACACCGTCAACCTCAATGCCTACCTATCGGCCGACGGCAGCAAGATCATGGGCACCTGGATCTGCACCCCGGGCAAGTTCGAGGTCAACTACGAGAAGTGGGAGTTCTGCCACTTCCTCGATGGCTATTGCATCATCACTCCGGAAGGTGAAGAGCCCAAGCACCTGAAGGCGGGTGATGTGTTCGTGATCGAACCTGGAATGAAAGGGACTTGGGAAGTAGTTGAGACGGTACGCAAGTATTTCGTTTTCGCCTGA
- a CDS encoding LysR family transcriptional regulator: MHFDLIDLTLFRHTLECGNITAGARSSHLSLPAASARIRAMEASLGTALLQRNRRGVQPTPAGQALLQHARLIGQQVERLQFELGQYAQGQQGQVRLLCNTAALTEYLPELLAGYLADNPGVSVDVQEMPSLRIVQSITQGMADLGIISTAAPSTHLQTLPFRDDPLALITPQAHPLSSEPAPSFIDSLAHGHVGLGANSALALYLEEQALREGRRMRVRVRAEGFDGVIRMVAAGAGVGVVPLAAVKRWEGLLPLHWVALREDWANRRLLLCARDFAGLPGYAAGLVVRLAKA; the protein is encoded by the coding sequence ATGCATTTCGACCTGATTGATCTCACGCTGTTCCGGCACACCCTGGAGTGCGGCAACATCACCGCCGGGGCCCGCAGCAGCCACCTGTCGCTGCCTGCTGCCAGTGCGCGAATCCGCGCCATGGAAGCCTCACTCGGTACTGCGTTGCTGCAACGTAACCGCCGCGGTGTGCAACCGACCCCGGCTGGCCAGGCGCTGCTTCAGCATGCGCGGTTGATCGGCCAGCAGGTCGAACGCCTGCAGTTCGAGCTGGGCCAGTACGCTCAGGGACAACAGGGCCAGGTACGCCTGCTGTGCAACACGGCGGCGCTGACCGAATACCTGCCGGAGCTGCTGGCCGGGTATCTGGCCGACAACCCTGGCGTGAGCGTCGACGTGCAGGAAATGCCGAGCCTGAGGATTGTGCAGTCGATCACCCAAGGCATGGCCGACCTGGGCATCATCTCCACCGCTGCGCCCAGCACGCACCTGCAAACCCTGCCGTTCCGAGACGACCCGCTAGCGCTGATCACACCGCAGGCTCACCCCCTCAGCTCGGAGCCTGCTCCAAGCTTCATCGACAGCCTTGCCCACGGGCATGTCGGGCTCGGTGCGAACAGCGCCCTGGCGTTGTATCTGGAGGAACAGGCCCTGCGCGAAGGTCGGCGCATGCGCGTACGGGTGCGCGCCGAGGGCTTTGACGGGGTGATCCGCATGGTTGCGGCTGGCGCCGGGGTTGGCGTGGTGCCGCTGGCAGCAGTGAAGCGCTGGGAAGGCCTGTTGCCGCTGCACTGGGTGGCGCTGCGCGAGGATTGGGCGAATCGCCGATTGCTGCTGTGCGCACGGGATTTTGCGGGGTTGCCGGGCTATGCGGCCGGGTTGGTCGTGCGGCTGGCAAAGGCCTGA
- a CDS encoding sulfite exporter TauE/SafE family protein, with product MNNLIAFYQHIGPALSLLVIVTFVLAGAVKGVIGLGLPTIAMGLLGLAMPPAQAAALLIVPSTITNLWQLAAGGHLLALLRRLGPMLAMIFIGTLVGSAWLGINSGPWAAHALGAALLVYAVYGLIGPGLRLAPGREGWLGPVCGVVTGIVTAATGVFVMPAVPYLQSLGLSRDEMIQALGLSFTVSTVALALGLVGQGALGSQALGASLLMLAPALLGMLAGQWLRQRISAVLFKRCFFIGLAALGGHLLING from the coding sequence ATGAATAACCTGATCGCTTTCTATCAACATATCGGGCCGGCCTTGTCCCTGCTGGTAATCGTGACTTTCGTGCTGGCTGGCGCGGTAAAAGGCGTGATCGGCCTGGGCCTGCCGACCATTGCGATGGGGCTTTTGGGCCTGGCTATGCCTCCGGCGCAGGCTGCCGCCCTGCTGATCGTGCCATCGACTATCACCAATCTCTGGCAACTGGCGGCGGGAGGCCATCTGCTGGCGTTGCTGCGGCGTCTTGGGCCGATGCTCGCCATGATCTTCATCGGCACGCTGGTCGGCAGTGCCTGGCTGGGGATCAACAGTGGCCCATGGGCGGCGCACGCGTTGGGCGCGGCGCTGCTGGTGTATGCGGTGTATGGCCTGATCGGGCCTGGCCTGCGGCTGGCGCCGGGCAGGGAAGGGTGGTTGGGACCAGTGTGCGGGGTGGTGACCGGCATCGTAACTGCCGCCACAGGTGTGTTCGTGATGCCCGCAGTGCCCTACCTGCAGAGCCTTGGCCTGAGCCGAGACGAAATGATCCAGGCATTGGGCCTGTCGTTCACCGTCTCGACCGTGGCGCTGGCCCTGGGTCTGGTCGGGCAAGGCGCTCTGGGCAGCCAGGCACTGGGCGCTTCATTGCTGATGCTGGCGCCCGCGCTGCTGGGCATGCTGGCTGGCCAGTGGTTGCGTCAGCGCATCAGCGCCGTGCTGTTCAAACGGTGCTTCTTCATCGGCCTGGCCGCGCTGGGCGGCCATCTGCTGATCAACGGCTAG
- a CDS encoding putative quinol monooxygenase has translation MSEQYAFILKAKTRPEMADAFDTLFRAYVEPSRNEPGCIEYHMLRDKEDPSLFVFFEVWATKAALDVHSALPHMVEFFEKRMDYLERDFDIQLIEMLSASSASR, from the coding sequence ATGAGCGAGCAATACGCCTTCATTCTCAAGGCAAAGACCCGTCCGGAAATGGCCGACGCCTTCGATACCCTGTTCCGCGCTTACGTTGAACCGAGCCGCAATGAGCCTGGCTGCATCGAATACCACATGCTGCGCGACAAGGAAGACCCGAGCCTGTTCGTATTCTTCGAGGTGTGGGCCACCAAAGCAGCACTGGACGTGCATTCGGCCCTGCCGCATATGGTCGAGTTCTTCGAAAAACGTATGGACTACCTGGAGCGCGACTTCGATATACAGCTGATCGAAATGCTCAGTGCGTCCTCCGCTAGCCGTTGA
- a CDS encoding NAD(P)H-dependent oxidoreductase — protein MKKILLLNGGKQFAHSEGRLNQTLHEAALAHLDRAGFDVQQTFIDAGYDVQAEVEKFLWADVVIYQMPGWWMGAPWTVKKYIDEVFTAGHGSLYANDGRTRSDASQKYGSGGLVQGKQYMLSLTWNAPQQAFDDPSDFFEGKGVDAVYFPFHKANEFLGMTGLPTYLAVDVMKRPDVPAALEAYEAHLNKVFGMAQ, from the coding sequence ATGAAAAAGATTCTCCTGCTCAATGGCGGTAAACAGTTCGCTCACTCCGAAGGTCGCCTTAACCAGACCCTGCACGAGGCCGCCCTCGCTCATCTGGACCGAGCCGGTTTCGACGTGCAGCAAACCTTCATCGACGCTGGCTACGACGTGCAGGCCGAGGTGGAGAAATTCCTCTGGGCCGATGTGGTGATCTACCAGATGCCGGGCTGGTGGATGGGCGCACCCTGGACCGTGAAAAAATACATCGACGAAGTCTTCACCGCAGGCCACGGCAGCCTCTATGCCAACGATGGCCGGACTCGCTCGGATGCTTCGCAGAAGTACGGCAGCGGCGGCCTGGTGCAGGGCAAGCAGTACATGCTTTCGCTGACCTGGAACGCACCGCAGCAGGCCTTCGACGACCCGAGCGATTTCTTTGAGGGCAAAGGGGTGGATGCGGTGTACTTCCCGTTCCACAAGGCCAATGAGTTTCTTGGCATGACCGGCCTGCCGACCTATCTGGCAGTCGATGTGATGAAACGCCCGGATGTGCCAGCTGCATTGGAAGCTTATGAGGCGCATCTGAATAAAGTGTTCGGCATGGCTCAATAA
- a CDS encoding LysR family transcriptional regulator, whose product MKTRSEELQVFVAVIDCGSISAAAEQLGQTPSAVSRTLSRLEAKLGTTLVNRTTRRMDLTEEGRFFLERSRLVLEQMDDMEERLSMNRQTPSGRLRINAAAPFMLHAILPWIGEFRSQYPDIELELNTDDLIIDLLEQSTDVAIRIGELADSSLHARSLGCSPVQVLASPAYLERHGTPQHVEDLNHHCLLGFSQPESLNQWPLRHAQGDRWAIRPALIASSGETLRQLALAGEGIVSLSHFMTHEDIRAGRLQVILSAANNGYRQPIHAVYYRNTQLALRIQCFLDFIQRKLAMYAC is encoded by the coding sequence GTGAAAACCCGATCCGAAGAACTCCAGGTATTCGTCGCCGTTATCGACTGCGGCTCGATTTCCGCTGCCGCCGAGCAACTGGGCCAGACCCCATCGGCGGTCAGCCGCACGTTGTCGCGCCTGGAGGCAAAGCTGGGCACTACGCTGGTCAATCGCACCACCCGGCGCATGGACCTGACCGAAGAAGGGCGCTTCTTCCTTGAACGCTCACGGCTGGTGCTCGAGCAGATGGATGATATGGAAGAGCGCCTGTCGATGAACCGCCAGACGCCTTCCGGGCGCCTGCGCATCAACGCCGCAGCGCCGTTCATGCTGCACGCGATCCTGCCGTGGATCGGCGAATTCCGCAGCCAGTACCCCGACATCGAGTTGGAGCTGAACACCGATGACCTGATCATCGACCTGCTGGAGCAGAGCACCGACGTGGCGATCCGCATCGGTGAGCTGGCCGACTCCAGCCTGCACGCGCGTTCGCTGGGCTGCAGCCCGGTGCAGGTACTGGCAAGTCCGGCGTACCTTGAGCGGCACGGTACACCGCAGCATGTCGAAGACCTGAACCATCACTGCCTGCTCGGCTTCAGCCAGCCCGAGTCACTCAACCAGTGGCCGCTGCGCCATGCCCAGGGCGACCGCTGGGCGATCCGCCCGGCGCTGATCGCCTCCAGCGGCGAGACCCTGCGCCAGTTGGCGCTGGCCGGGGAGGGTATCGTCAGCCTGTCGCACTTCATGACCCACGAGGACATCCGCGCCGGCCGCCTGCAGGTCATTCTGAGCGCTGCCAACAACGGCTACCGCCAGCCGATCCACGCTGTTTACTACCGCAACACGCAACTGGCCCTGCGCATCCAGTGCTTCCTCGACTTCATCCAGCGCAAACTGGCGATGTACGCCTGCTGA
- the ggt gene encoding gamma-glutamyltransferase, protein MRIVLFQSMALGAAILSCSSAYAVTLEGGAVAAPDQYGAKVAADILKKGGNAVDAAVATAFTLAVTYPEAGNIGGGGFMTLFVDGKPYFLDYREVAPKAATRNMYLDEKGEVIENLSLVGVRAAGVPGTVMGLWEAHEKFGKLPWSELLTPAIGYAKNGFKVAEKQYQYRNDAQGLFKTATNFNDYFGTMKVGELFKQPEMAQTLERIADKGVSEFYQGKTADLLVAQMQADKGLITKEDLKDYKAVWREPMALSWRGNVVYTAPPPSSGGVALAQLLGIKEDRAADFKGVAHNSAQYIHLLAEIEKRVFADRADYLGDPAFTKVPVDQLIAKDYLAKRAAQVNPKAISATEDVKPGLEPHQTTHFSIVDKHGNAVSNTYTLNLDYGSGVVVKGAGFLLNDEMDDFSAKPGAANAFGVVGGDANAIEPGKRMLSSMSPSLMTRDGKVELVLGTPGGSRIFTSIFQVMNNLYDYGMPLDKAVAAQRVHHQLLPKDTIYFDSYAPLAGPVADDLKKMGYVLEDQGWEMGDIQAIRVNGAKLETASDPRGRGVGMVVK, encoded by the coding sequence ATGCGTATTGTCCTGTTCCAGTCCATGGCCCTCGGCGCCGCGATCTTGAGCTGTTCATCGGCCTATGCGGTAACCCTGGAGGGTGGCGCGGTGGCCGCGCCCGATCAATATGGCGCAAAGGTGGCCGCCGACATCCTGAAAAAAGGTGGCAACGCGGTGGATGCGGCAGTGGCCACCGCCTTCACTTTGGCGGTGACCTACCCTGAGGCCGGCAACATCGGTGGCGGTGGTTTCATGACCCTGTTCGTCGACGGCAAGCCGTATTTTCTCGACTACCGGGAAGTGGCGCCCAAGGCCGCGACCCGTAACATGTACCTGGACGAAAAAGGCGAGGTCATCGAGAACCTCAGCCTGGTCGGCGTGCGCGCAGCCGGTGTGCCTGGCACGGTGATGGGCCTGTGGGAAGCACACGAGAAATTCGGCAAGCTGCCCTGGAGCGAGCTGCTGACCCCCGCCATCGGCTATGCGAAAAACGGCTTCAAGGTTGCCGAAAAGCAGTACCAGTACCGCAATGACGCGCAGGGCCTGTTCAAGACCGCGACCAACTTCAACGACTATTTCGGCACCATGAAGGTGGGCGAGCTGTTCAAACAGCCAGAGATGGCCCAGACCCTCGAACGTATTGCCGACAAAGGCGTGAGCGAGTTCTACCAAGGCAAGACCGCCGACCTGCTGGTGGCGCAGATGCAGGCTGACAAAGGCCTGATCACCAAAGAAGACCTCAAGGACTACAAGGCCGTCTGGCGTGAGCCCATGGCCCTGAGCTGGCGCGGCAACGTGGTCTACACCGCGCCACCGCCAAGCTCGGGCGGCGTTGCACTGGCCCAGTTGCTGGGCATCAAGGAAGACCGTGCGGCTGATTTCAAAGGCGTGGCGCACAATTCGGCGCAATACATTCACCTGCTGGCCGAGATCGAGAAGCGCGTGTTCGCCGACCGCGCCGACTACCTGGGCGACCCGGCCTTCACCAAGGTGCCGGTAGACCAGCTGATTGCCAAGGATTACCTGGCCAAGCGCGCCGCGCAGGTCAACCCCAAGGCCATTTCCGCGACCGAGGATGTCAAACCGGGCCTGGAGCCGCACCAGACCACGCACTTCTCGATCGTCGACAAACACGGCAACGCGGTCAGCAATACTTACACCCTCAACCTCGACTACGGCAGTGGTGTGGTGGTCAAGGGCGCGGGCTTCCTGCTCAACGACGAAATGGACGACTTCAGCGCCAAGCCGGGCGCAGCCAATGCCTTTGGTGTAGTGGGCGGTGATGCCAATGCCATCGAGCCGGGCAAGCGCATGCTGTCGTCCATGAGCCCGAGCCTGATGACCCGCGATGGCAAGGTTGAACTGGTGCTCGGTACACCTGGCGGCTCGCGGATCTTCACTTCGATCTTCCAGGTAATGAACAACCTGTACGACTACGGCATGCCCCTGGACAAGGCTGTGGCGGCGCAGCGGGTACACCACCAGTTGTTGCCCAAGGACACCATCTACTTCGACAGCTACGCACCGCTTGCCGGGCCGGTGGCCGATGACCTGAAGAAGATGGGTTATGTGCTGGAGGATCAGGGCTGGGAGATGGGGGATATCCAGGCGATCCGGGTGAACGGGGCGAAGCTTGAGACGGCTTCGGATCCGCGTGGGCGCGGGGTGGGGATGGTCGTTAAATAA